GACGCCCGGGCCCGCAGGCGGGCCTGCCGGATCCCCGACGACGAGTGCCACCGTCCCAAGTGGCAGCTCGCCCTGGACATGCTCGACGAACTCGCCGGCTTGGGGCTGCGGCCCGCAGTGCTGGTCGTCGATACCGGCTACGGCGCGAACGCCGACTTCCGCCACGGCCTGGACGAACGCGGCCTGGCCTGGGTGCTGCAGGCCAGGGCGAGATGACCGCCCACGGTCAGGACGCGGTGCCGCACCAGCCCGGATATGGCGGGCTCGGCCCCAGGCCGCTGCCCCGCTACCGCACCCGGCCCATGTTCTTGCGCGAGCACGTACTGGCCGCGGGTCGCGGCCGCGGTCGGACCGTGACCTGGCGCAAGGGATCGAAGGCGGCGATGAGCTCGCACTTCGTGTTCCTGCGCGTCCGGCTCGCGGGCCGTCGCCCGAAACCGGCCGCCGACGGCACGATCCCCTTGTCCTGGCTGATCGCTCGGTGGCCCGAGGGTGAGCGCGAACCGGTGCAGTACTGGATCTCGAACCTGCCGTCCGATGTCCCCGCCAGGGATCTGGTCCGGCTTGCGAAAGCCCGGTGGCGGATCGAGCACGACTACCGCGAGCTGAAAACAGCCCTGGGCCTGGACCACTTCGAGGGCCGTTCGTTCGCCGGCTGGCACCGGCACGTCACCCTCGTCACCGCCGCCCACCTGTTCCTGACCGAACAGCGGAGACACCCAAAAGCCCCTGCCAGGGCCTGACCCCCTACCAGGCCCTGGACCTCCTCCAACAGCTCATCGCCACCTGGACCGGCACCTGTCCCACCTGCCGACAGACCGTCCCATGGCAGCCCTACGACACCACCTAACAAAGCACTACTAGGGCCCCGGTCTCCCGCCCACCGGTGGTGTAGCTGACTCCCGGGCCGACCGGGGGGTGCACTGGATGGTTCGAGGTACTCCCGCGCGGCCAGAGTGGGGTCCATGAACACGCACAAGGTCCTGCTCGCCGCCCTGCTCGTCCCGCTCGGTGCCACCCTGGCCGTCGCCCCGGCCGCCTCCGCCGCCACCCCACCTGCCCCGGCCGCCGTATCGGCCTTCGCCGCCTCCTCCGCATCTGCCGGCCTGGAGGAGGCCCCGGACGCCGCGTTCCGTTCCCCCGAGGCGGCTCTGGGCCGGGTGGCTCACCCGCTGCGCACCACCGAGCCCCGCGGTGGTCTGGCCGACCTGCGCCCGTTGGGCCGGATGGTCGGCGACGCTCGGGTGGTGGGCCTGGGCGAGGCCACCCACAGCTCGCACGAGTTCTTCACTGTCAAGCACCGCATCTTGCGGTACCTGGTGGAGGAGAAGGGCTTCCGGGCCTTCGCCCTCGAAGCCCCGTGGAGCACCGGACTTAGGCTCGATGCCTACCTCGTGCGCGGTGAGGGTGACTTGAAGCAGATCATGGACGAGGAGTTCCAGGGCACTTACCGGTGGTGGAACAACGCAGAGTACCGCGAGCTGCTCCAGTGGATACGCTCGTACAACGTCAAGCACCCCAATGACCCGGTCCGTTTCGTCGGTGACGACGGCGGGTTCGCCGGCGCGGAGCTGTACGACAAGGTGAGCGCCTACGCGGCCGCGTCCCGCCCCGAACTCACCCCGCAGCTCACCGAGCTGTACCGGGGCCTGCGGCCCGCCACCGACGCCGAGACATACGTCAACGACTACCTGTCGAAGCCGATGGCCGAACGCAAGGAGCTCGCCGAGCGGACCGGCCGGGCGGTGGACCTGCTCAAGCGGCGGCCCGGCACGGGCGCCGACGCCGACGCGCACGCCTGGGCCGTCCAGCACGCCACCGCGATCCACCAGATGACCACGCTGTTCGCCTTCGACTGGGACGACCCCCAGGCCATCCCCGACATCATGCTCTACCGCGACCGGATCATGGCGGAGAACATCGCCTGGTGGCAGCAGCAAACGGGCGACAAGATCGTGCTCGCCGCCCACAACGGCCACATCGCCCTCAAGACCTATATCCCCGGCGCCTACCCGAAGGTCCAGGGCGACTTCCTGCGCGAGCAGCTGGGCGGCGGCTACCTGAGTGTCGGTCTCACCTTCGACCACGGATCGTTCAACGCCTTCGGCCCGGACGGCGCCGTCCACCGCTTCACCGTCGGCCCGGCCGGGCCCGGCACCGCCGAGCACACCCTGGACCGGGTACGGTACCGCGACTTCGTGGTGGACCTGCGCAACACCCCGGCGGCGGCCCGCGCCTGGCTCGCCACGCCGCGCACCGTCAAAAACATCGGCGCCACCTACCCCGGGATCGCCGACGCCCCCCAGATCCGGCTCTCGGAGTCGTACGACGTCGTGATCCACCTCCAGCGGGTGGAGGCGGCCCGCATGCTCAAGTAGCACCGGGCCCGCGCGGCGTGGCGGCAGCGCAAAAGGCCGGCCGGTCCGACGCCCCGCGCCGCCGGGGCGTTCCCCGCTACTGCCCCGTCCTCGCCGTCTCGTCCTTCCAGCGAACCAGCTCGCGGCCTCGGAGGATGAAGGCACACCCGCACCGCGACGGCCGGCGTCCCGGCCGCAGCGGCGACACCGCGGTCACCGGTCACCCGCAGGCTCAGGACCTGGGCGCCGAACCTCGCGGCCTCAGCGGTCTGCCGCTCGTCCCAGGCGGCGCCGGCAGCGCAATGAGTGCGTCACACGAGGCCGGCGCTGTGGCAGTCTTCGGCGATGTCGAAGACACGGTCCGTCTCAGCTGGAGCCGTTCCTCGTGCGGGAGCAGCCGCCGGGGCGCAGGCCCGCAGTATCACGGCGACACGGACGGCTTCATCGGGCCTGGTCTTGGGCAACGCCGTGGTTGGCGTACAGTTGGGCCTTCCGACGCGTGGTGGAGCAGCTCGGTAGCTCGCTGGGCTCATAACCCAGAGGTCGCAGGTTCAAATCCTGTCCCCGCTACTGAAGTGGCATGCGGCCCGGATCCACAGGATCCGGGCAGGCTCACGCGCATGAGCATGCTGACGGTCATCGACGACCTGGTGGTGGAGGCCGAGCAGCAGATCCGTGAGCGGGCGTGGGTTCCAGGCCCGGCCGACCGTTCCGCCGCCGCGAAGGCCGCCGCCGACCTCCAGGCCGCGGTGGGTGATCCGCAGTACCGGGAGACACTGTCCGCGTTCGACCGGCTGGCAAGTCTTCGAGAAGCGCTTGCCGCGCTGGCCATCGCACTGGCCCAGGTCCATGGCCGCCTGGCCTGGTTCCTGGGTGCTGCTGTCACGGCGCTCTCGCCAGTCTTGCATTGGCGCGAGCTGCCGTCCGAAGGCGGCTCTACCTTCGGTGCCGTCTCGCCGACCCGCCAGCAGTACACGGAAGCCGAAGACGCTGTCCGCCGGCTCCAGAGCGCGTTGAAGGGCGTAGCGGCCGCCTGAGCCCGCCCGCCGTCCGGGCCAACGGGACCCTGCCGCTCAGGCGGCGACTAGGCCGTGTATCCAAAGTGGATCTTGCGCTGTGGACAATCTCATTCCACGGGGCGGGGAGATCTCACGGACGAGCAGTGGGCGGTGCTGGAACCGTTGTTGCCGAAGGGTGTCAGGGCTGGGCAAGCATCCGTCTGGCCTCGGCAACAGTTGCTGGACGTCCGGCCCCATCCGTCCCGCATAGATTCCCTATGTGCAAGAGCTGCGAGACATGGGTGCCCGGCATGGTCAGAAAGGTGCACACCGGATGAGTGATGAGCAGAGCAGGCTGAGGGAGGAATCCCTCGGCAGGGTGTTCACCGGTGCCTCGCGCGTCGAGTGCAGGCCCGTGGACATCGAGGCGGCCCGCCTGGCCTACCAGGAGGCGGGTTTCGACGTCACCGACGAGCTCATGGCGTTCCTCGGGAAGTACGGCGAGACGACGGCCTTCTGGCCGTCGCACGTCACCGGGGATGAGACCTCGCTGACGATCTCAGTCGAGGAGGCTGCGGAGGCGTTCGCGCCGAACGTGCGGTACTTCGAGAAGCGCCTCGGCATGTCCGCCCTGCCGGTGGGCATTGCCTTCGAGACCGAGGAGATGGTCCTCCTCGCCGAGAACGGCGACATCGTTCTTGGCGGCGACGCGGGAGTTCAGCGGGTCGCCAAAGGGTTCGAGGAAGCCGTGCGGGCTCTGATCTCGGGTGACTGGGACATGACGTTCTTCTAGTCGC
This is a stretch of genomic DNA from Streptomyces sp. R44. It encodes these proteins:
- a CDS encoding erythromycin esterase family protein, which translates into the protein MNTHKVLLAALLVPLGATLAVAPAASAATPPAPAAVSAFAASSASAGLEEAPDAAFRSPEAALGRVAHPLRTTEPRGGLADLRPLGRMVGDARVVGLGEATHSSHEFFTVKHRILRYLVEEKGFRAFALEAPWSTGLRLDAYLVRGEGDLKQIMDEEFQGTYRWWNNAEYRELLQWIRSYNVKHPNDPVRFVGDDGGFAGAELYDKVSAYAAASRPELTPQLTELYRGLRPATDAETYVNDYLSKPMAERKELAERTGRAVDLLKRRPGTGADADAHAWAVQHATAIHQMTTLFAFDWDDPQAIPDIMLYRDRIMAENIAWWQQQTGDKIVLAAHNGHIALKTYIPGAYPKVQGDFLREQLGGGYLSVGLTFDHGSFNAFGPDGAVHRFTVGPAGPGTAEHTLDRVRYRDFVVDLRNTPAAARAWLATPRTVKNIGATYPGIADAPQIRLSESYDVVIHLQRVEAARMLK
- a CDS encoding SUKH-3 domain-containing protein, with product MSDEQSRLREESLGRVFTGASRVECRPVDIEAARLAYQEAGFDVTDELMAFLGKYGETTAFWPSHVTGDETSLTISVEEAAEAFAPNVRYFEKRLGMSALPVGIAFETEEMVLLAENGDIVLGGDAGVQRVAKGFEEAVRALISGDWDMTFF